GCAATGTTGAAGCTCAGAAGTTGGATGTTGGAGTAAAAAGCTCGACATTTCCAGTTCTGAGCTTGATTTTTGGAGTCAAAAGCTCGAAGTTTCGCCTTCCGAACTCGAACGGCCGAGTAAAAAGGTTGGAACTTCGCCTTCCGAACTCCAAGTTTCACCTTGAGAACACCAACGTTGAGCCTCTGAACTCCAAATTTCCACTTCAAAACCCGAAACTTCCCCTTCCGAACTCGGATGTTGGACTTCAGATGTCAAACTATCGAGCAAAAAACTCGGAATGTGAGTTAAAAGAGATATAGCTTACTGGCATGAGGGTTAGACAATGAGTGAAACTCAAACCCAGTTACCGACTGATGTATGGATTCCTACTTCTTGGCAAGCATAAATATTTCCCCAGATACGATATTACTAGCCTGCGGGAGGAAGTGATATTTGCAAAAGTGACCTACTACTCTTGGAACCTTTGCCAGCCTGTGGTCAAATAAAGATGATTCCAGAAATAGTTACTTTATCTCCATGAAAAAATCCACTGCGCTGACAACTACATTGATTACCAGTTTGACTATACTGCTAACAGGCTGTGGTGGAGCTAGCAATAGTACAAATACAGGTAGTAATTCCCAAACTCAGAGTGCAAATACATCTGGTGCAATTCCTATTGGTATTGCTTTTGCCCAAACTAGTAACGTAGCTTTGCTTGGTCAAGAACAAGTAGCTGGAGCTAAAATCGCTGAGAAGTATTTTAACGATAAAGGTGGTGTTAACGGTACTCCAATTAAATTGGTGTTTCAAGACACTAGCGGCGATGAAAATGGAGCAATTAACGCCTTTCAAACTTTAATTAATAAAGATAAAGTTGTCGGTATTGTGGGGCCTACTTTGTCACAACAAGCTTTTAGTGCTGACCCTGTTGCCGATCGCGCTAAAGTACCAGTACTGGGCGCATCTAATACTGCTAATAAAATTCCAGAAATTGGTGATTATGTAGCGCGCGTTTCTGCACCAGTTTCTATTGTCGCGCCTAATTCCGTGAAAGCAGCACTTAAGCAAAATCCCAACATTAAAAAAGTTGCAGTTTTCTTTGCCCAAAACGATGCATTTAGTAAATCAGAAACCGAGATTTTTCAAAAAACTGTAAAGGATCAAGGTTTGGAATTGGTGACAGTACAAAAATTCCAAACTAGCGATACAGATTTTCAAAGCCAAGCCACAAATGCAATTAACCTGAAACCAGATTTGGTAATTATCTCTGGTTTAGCAGCTGATGGTGGGAACTTAGTTAGACAATTGCGGGAACTCGGTTATAAAGGCTTAATCGTTGGTGGTAATGGACTGAATACTTCCAATATTTTGCCAGTATGTAAAGCATTGTGTGATGGCGTACTCATTGCTCAAGCTTACAGTCCAGAACATCCTGGTGAAATTAACTCGGCATTTCGGAAAGCTTATAGCGATCAATTTAAGAAAGAACCGCCCCAATTTAGCGCCCAAGCTTTTGCCGCAGTTCAAGTTTATGTAGAAGCGCTCCAAGCTTTAGATAAAAAGACCAAAGTTAACAAATTAGCTTTACCTCAATTAAGGAATGACTTAAACAAACAGATACTAGCAGGAAAATATAATACGCCGTTGGGTGAAATTGCCTTTACTCCTGTCGGTGAAGTTGTCCAAAAAGATTTTTATGTAGCTCAAATCAAAATGGACAAAGATGGCAGTCAAGGTAAATTCGCATTTTTAAAATAGTTGCTATATGGATATAAATCTGTTTCTGCAACAATTTTTAAACGGGCTATCTATTGGCAGCGTTTATGCAATTTTTGCTTTGGGATACACGCTAGTTTATTCCATTTTGGGGATTATTAATTTAGCTCATGGGGCAGTGTTTACTCTGGGTGCATATTTCACTTATGCACTCATGGGTGGAACTTTTGGATTTAATGGCTTGCTAGCTAATGCCACGCTACCTGTAAAATTACCATTTGCGATCGCCTTAATTTTAGGTAGTAGCCTGGCTGGGTTGGTGGGGGTAGCGATGGAACGCATTGCTTTCCAACCTCTACGCCGTAAAGGATCTGACCCTTTATTAACAGTAGTTTCCAGCTTGGGTGTCGCGGTGGTAATTGTGAACCTCATCCAATATTTAGTTGGTGCAGAAAGTTATACCTATCCCGCAGGCGCTTACGGGAGTTTACCAGCTTCGATTAACTTTGGTAGCCCAGAGAATCCTATCCCCATTCGTAGCGTGCAGATAGTAATTTTTGTTGTTTCTGTTGTCTTTGTTGCAATTCTTACCTATTTTATCAATAGTACTAAATATGGAAAGGCAATGCAGGCGATCGCAGAAGATCCAACCACCGCCAGTTTGTTAGGAATTAACACCGATGGCTTTATTGTGCTGACATTTTTTATCAGTAGTTTCTTAGCAGGATTAGCGGGAACTTTAGTTGCTTCTAGCGTCAGTATTGCTGGGCCGTATTTTGGTATCGCCTTTGGTTTAAGGGGTTTAGCAGTGATTGTTTTGGGTGGTTTGGGTAGTATTCCTGGTGCAGTGCTAGGAGGTTTAGTCATTGGTTTAGTGGAAGCATTTGTACCAGGTGAATATTCTGGCTATAAAGACGCTGTAGCATTTGCAATTTTATTTGTCATGCTAATAGTTAGACCCCAAGGTTTGCTAGGACGGCGGTTTATTCAGAAGGTTTAATTAGTAGATTCGCCAATGTGAGATGAACTAATGACAAATGACAACCCTCACTAATTAACTTTATTTCGCCCACCAATTAAAAATGTCTGAATTTTTTTCTACTTACGGTTCACTAATTGTCTCTATGGTATTGGGGGCGTTACTTGGGCTATCGCTTTACTTACCATTAATGACTGGACAACTATCTTTAGCAAGCCCTGGATTTTATGCTTTAGGTGGTTATACTGCCGCAATTTTATCTACCAAAGTTTTTACGTCTACCAGCGATCTATTTCCAATTCCGCTGTTATTAATTGAGATGGTAATTGCTGGTGTAATTTCCGGTTTATTAGGTGTAGTCATAGGAATTCCCACATTACGATTACGAGGAATTTATTTAGCGATCGCTACTATTGCTTTTGTAGAAGTTCTGCGTGTTCTCTCCCTCAATTTGGAAATTACAGGCAGTGCTGTGGGGATTTTTGGCATTCCTCAACCGTTCCAAACTCAAATCGAATATTTATGGATTGCTTTGCCATTACTCTTAATTGCGATGGTTTTATTTTACCGTCTAGAACGCATTAAAGTAGGTAGGGCTTTTACTGCTATTCGTGAAGATGAATTAGCCGCAGGTGCGATGGGAATTAACCCCACCTACTACAAAGTTTTAGCATTTACATTAGGAGCAATTCTTGCAGGTGTAGTTGGTGCAATTAGCGCCCACTTTCTCAATACTTGGAATGCCCGTCAAGGTACTTTTGATGCTAGTATTATCTACCTAACTTTCGTGTTAATTGGCGGTTCTCGAACTTTTTTAGGTTCGATAGTAGGAGGGATGGTATTTACAGCCTTACCAGAAGTTTTACGCAGCCTAGCCGATACAGGCGGATTACCTAATTGGTTAGCACAATTTTTACGAGATGGAAGATTAATTATTTTTGGCTTATTAATTGTTGTGGGAACAATCTTTTTCCCTCAAGGTCTGGTGACACCAGATATCTTAAAAAAACGCAAAGTTAAAAATAAGCAAATATGAGAATATTCAAAAAAGCCCATAAATTAAAAGCATTATTAATGGCTGCGATCGCCTTACTATTTTTATGTACCACAACTCAAGCGCTACCAGTTAAACCTATCACCAATACATCGGTCAATCCCGATTATGTCAGGGCATTATTCACAGCAGATAAATTTTTATATGCTTGGAAAACGAGAAATGTACAAGAAGGAATACCTCTAGTTTCGCCTGCACTGAAAAAGAAAATGTCTGAGGATGAACTAACTATTTATATTTCTGGTACATCCAGCCCCAGTCATGCAGCTTTTGAAATTAATTCTGGTAAAAAGCTATCAAATAACAGATATGCCTTTGACGTCAAACTTTATGAATATCTGTACTCAGCAACACCTGAGTCTCAAAGCTGGAAGTGTCCGCAGTCATCAAGAATTGTTCTAATTAAAACTGGAGTTGATAGTCCTAAATTCCGCGTTGGAAATTGGTTAGTTGATGCACTACCTGCAACTTGTGAATTACAATTAAACTAAACAATGTCTGAAAATATTACAGAAAATAATATTGTCTTAGAAGCAAAATCACTAACTCGCCGCTTTGGTGGACTAGTAGCGGTGAACAATGTATCTTTTGCAGTAAAACAACATGAGATTTTTGGATTGATTGGGCCT
The genomic region above belongs to Calothrix sp. NIES-2098 and contains:
- a CDS encoding extracellular ligand-binding receptor, whose product is MKKSTALTTTLITSLTILLTGCGGASNSTNTGSNSQTQSANTSGAIPIGIAFAQTSNVALLGQEQVAGAKIAEKYFNDKGGVNGTPIKLVFQDTSGDENGAINAFQTLINKDKVVGIVGPTLSQQAFSADPVADRAKVPVLGASNTANKIPEIGDYVARVSAPVSIVAPNSVKAALKQNPNIKKVAVFFAQNDAFSKSETEIFQKTVKDQGLELVTVQKFQTSDTDFQSQATNAINLKPDLVIISGLAADGGNLVRQLRELGYKGLIVGGNGLNTSNILPVCKALCDGVLIAQAYSPEHPGEINSAFRKAYSDQFKKEPPQFSAQAFAAVQVYVEALQALDKKTKVNKLALPQLRNDLNKQILAGKYNTPLGEIAFTPVGEVVQKDFYVAQIKMDKDGSQGKFAFLK
- a CDS encoding branched-chain amino acid ABC transporter permease protein; this encodes MSEFFSTYGSLIVSMVLGALLGLSLYLPLMTGQLSLASPGFYALGGYTAAILSTKVFTSTSDLFPIPLLLIEMVIAGVISGLLGVVIGIPTLRLRGIYLAIATIAFVEVLRVLSLNLEITGSAVGIFGIPQPFQTQIEYLWIALPLLLIAMVLFYRLERIKVGRAFTAIREDELAAGAMGINPTYYKVLAFTLGAILAGVVGAISAHFLNTWNARQGTFDASIIYLTFVLIGGSRTFLGSIVGGMVFTALPEVLRSLADTGGLPNWLAQFLRDGRLIIFGLLIVVGTIFFPQGLVTPDILKKRKVKNKQI
- a CDS encoding inner-membrane translocator; its protein translation is MDINLFLQQFLNGLSIGSVYAIFALGYTLVYSILGIINLAHGAVFTLGAYFTYALMGGTFGFNGLLANATLPVKLPFAIALILGSSLAGLVGVAMERIAFQPLRRKGSDPLLTVVSSLGVAVVIVNLIQYLVGAESYTYPAGAYGSLPASINFGSPENPIPIRSVQIVIFVVSVVFVAILTYFINSTKYGKAMQAIAEDPTTASLLGINTDGFIVLTFFISSFLAGLAGTLVASSVSIAGPYFGIAFGLRGLAVIVLGGLGSIPGAVLGGLVIGLVEAFVPGEYSGYKDAVAFAILFVMLIVRPQGLLGRRFIQKV